aatatgagcttaaatttttacttaagtCTGTCAATATTTGTAAATGACTAACTCAAATCCGTTTTAGGCatgcccatattattttttaatttttaaaaaatatatttatattatttttatttttatatttaataattttatatatttttatttattggaattttatatatagatatctcaacttttttttatttacactataatattatatattaatttaatttaatttttatgtcttataatttatataaaatataaaaataatatgatatatatatacataaataaaaaatgagttgGGCCAGGCTTGGATCTCGAATGTTCGAGCTCGAGCTCAACTCGTATTTTAAACAAGCCTAATTTCTTTACTCAAACTTTTTTTCGAGCttaatatttttgcctaaaTCCTTCTAAATTTTGGGTTAGCCTTCGAGTTTGGGCAGGTAGCCTAAACCATAAAAAGGTCTAGGTGAatgtaaaatggtaaaatttcttctGAGAtgctttgaaaatttataaaattataaaataatataataattttacttttcgattttaatttcaaattttataatttaattatggctctttatttttatttttattcttagggtctgtttgattgcaagtaaaatattttccgtaaaatgatttcggaaaatgttttacttttacgtaaaatgatttcttggaaaatattttccgtgtttgattgaatcatgtaaaatattttccattgcttatgattttttgaaaatatttttggaaaagttgttttacatatattaatatatattaataaattttatattttaaattatttttacatatattgcaatgatttatttataataatactcaattattaagctataatattaatcgttataaattgaaaaaaactaatatcaaataaattatttgtaattgtgttaaaaaacaagtattgaataattaaaaaaacaagttactggaaaatcgataaacaaaAACAGTTTTCTACAAGAAATGAAGGAatgaatgaaggaggcgatagagaggagagcacggaaaatgtcttacggaaattgaaagggtaagacattttccctaaaatgtaacccattttcccttgttttggagttcattttccaaatggaaaatgttttccgcctatcaaacgctggaaaagttggaaatgattttccgaaaaatcatttccgtcaatcaaacagacccttattcttattcttattttattttatttcttgccTTCATTCTAAATCCAACAATTGGTTTAAGTGTTAAAtctaactcaaattttaaatccatCATCTTGAAAACACTTAAATCAAATTTCACACAAATATCTATTTATCATGTTGATACCTTGGATGTTATGAAAAGGTGTAGCCTCTCATGAGTTAAATGGTATATTATCTTAGTAGCCCTcttaaaactaatatttcaataatCTATTTTAGCCTtttaaattgtatgaaaattttgtaattttgtcttatttcgaaaggaataatttattttaaacattttaatacaaatttttaactttcaactctctttattttattttttatctcaatATCCTAGATACAAATTTTCTAACTCCGTCCTTGATCTAATATgttgaaaataaactaaatgggTTTCCTgttaacattttcttttgtttttaacaCGTTAAGTACAAAATTTCTATATAATAGAAACGTATgtgttttaaatttgatttacgtattttaaatatattcatgAAATATCAAAGCTAATATTTTATGACTGAGCCGATGAAAAGTTCTGAtcgatataataataataacttcaGCCAACGAGGCATTGGTTGTATTGGCAATATTGAGCGTCCAATAATAGGGGTGTGCAAAAGTGGGACCAACCCGACTAAACCGATCAAACAAGTTGATTTCGgtttttttgggttaatttatttggttgtgaatttaaattattttgtaaaggtTGGGTAAAATGATTTAGTCAATTCGAGTTATGTTTTGAAAAACCAAAATTGAATTAATCGagtttaaaatatctaaattcaacCCATATCCAAATTTGAAAAGGGACGAAGGTGGGAGAGGGAGCAGGGCAAGTGGGGAGAGGAGAGGGACAGGGTGGGAAGGGGGAGGGgaggattttttattttattttaatataattatttttatttaatattaatataaatataaatatttatttttatttttatttttattctcaaatttttaaaacaaaattagaacaaatattaataaaataattaaaaatatcaaaataatattttatttatatttcaaggactaaattagtTATTAGCCCTTTAAATTAACATGTCACGTCCTTATTTTAACCAAAGGTAACGAATGAGTGGCAAAAAtgtaacaattcaataataCTAATGGTTATTACGCAAGCAATAAAAGTTAGGTagccaaaatataaacttaccaaagtttagggacaactgatgtagtttacccttaattttttttgatataaaTTGCATAATTGAATTGGATGTTAAACGTTGGAGCTTCAgctcaattcaaattttaaatagacCTAATTTTTCTATACAAACACGTTTTTTAAGCTGCatgtttttattcaaacacTGTCATAGTTCGAACAAGCCTGAAGGCTTGAACATGAAATAAAACAGATATATTACAAAGAAGAGAATGGGTTGATATTGAATTGGGCTTTGTTGGAGCTCAAACTCGTCCTATGTTAAAAACAAgcttaaattcttttattgaCGTCCATTTTTTTAGCCTTGTACTTTTATgcaaattttttcatatttcgaGTGGACTTTCAATTTTGGTTGAATAGTCGACCTTTGAACAAATTTAGGAccccaaaatgataaatttgaagttaatatctttaaaaattataaaattataaatcgaTACAATGATAAAACGACATTTTAACCCtccaaaaatttattattcaactATAATCTCCCAAAAAAATTTCCCCTAATTTGCCCCTAGCAAAACATACCAacaataaaacgagaataaatttgatattatccGTTTCCGTCCCACTCGATTGCCGTAACTTGTTGGGAATGGAAAAAGGAAGATACTTTTATGCTGAACGAGCGAATATCCTATACAGCATAAAGCATAACAACGCAACTAGCGtgtcatttatgtaattttaccatacacgtcacataatttaaatttaattaaaaaataattattttatataacaaatgatattttaataaattattaaagtatcattaatttaatatatataaacggGTTAATATACAATTTGGTACTTAACTTTTTTTAGTCCCAATACGGTGCCTAAATTTGGCTTCAATATTCACCTTGGTACCTAGCGTTTTTCAAATTGATACTTGAGTTTAGTTTGTGATTGTTGGGACCAGACTAGGTCGAACTAACCAATCAAATGGGTTAGATTGAGAATCAATTAGTATATCGGTCCAGACAAAGGTTTGAATCGAAGTTTGAGCAAACCGCTTTGAACCACTTTTctctataatttatatttatgaaatgttaataACATATTCAATTAAAACCTCGTCGTTTGATTGAATTGATCGAACCAAGAATCAAAGGTTTGATCGGTTCGATCgtcaatcaattttaaaaatcttggtttggcttcaatatttaatttagcaattaaactttgtttttttttcccaagTCCTATTTTTTAATAGAGTACACATGCCAAACATTCATTGAGTCGATTACACTAggtataaaattgaaaattgaaatcaaactcaagtatcaaattgagacaaaaaaaaactcaggtaccaaattgaatattttttgcTTAATAGGtctaaattaaacataaaaattaaatttaggtaccaaattatatattaaacctATTAGAAATCACATCATACTAATCATCTAATGTTAGTCACGTGCACGCACGCTCTTTCCCAAGCGTCAAGTAAACGGAAAATATCTCCCCAACATTTTCTCCATATCACCGACTAAGATACGCCCTTTAATCACCGTTTCGAGGCGTGGAAATTGTGATTTTGGTCCctgctaaaattttaagttttaattattatattttaatttaataaataatatgctTTTTATAATGGTGAAAGTACTCGACATGTCCTTCTACTACAAAGCTCGGATCAATTTAGGTTATGTTtgataaacttgaaaattttaaatgttgaaaaataaatattaaaaaataaatgctgaatttaaattataaaacttatttaatatattatttaaaattaaatattgaatgtagttatattgtttgatagagattaatatatttttaaataaaataaaataattattaaatttatttttattaaacgaTAAATAAGTTACTATCTTCAATAAAGGACATGATGACATGACTTTCACATTTTATAGTGTCATCAGCTAGTCTAAATAGTCAAATACAATTAATTTTcgcttaaaatatttttctaatactgtgacattgatttttatttttattttttaatttttcaaaaatttaaaattaaaattacatcttatttaatttttccgcATAAATTGCATTAGTAGTCACttaaatatagttttttttataaaattactggaatatttattaaaattaaaataaaaggactaaatcacaaaatCGAGTATAATAAAGGGACGACAACATAATTTGACCTCACCCTTTCCTCTCCTCGCCTCTCTTTTTAAAGcactcaaaattaaaaaaaaaaaaaaaacaaaaaagctcaccttaatttatccattaaaatATCtctctgtatttttttttttcggTTCTTCTACTGTGTTTCAATGGGGATCCCCTCTTTCCAAACCCTAACTTTACCtacattcttcttcttcttcgtctCCAGTTACCTCTTAGCTTACTTTCGTATCTTCCATAACTGGGATCCCAAACACCGTGCTGAAGCTTCAAGCTGTTTCATCTCATTAACCCATGGTACCCCAGCTGTTTTCCTGGCGATCCACGCATTAACAACCCACACCACCAAATCACCATCTCCACCCACTTTCTCTTCACCAAACACTTTCCTCCATAACACCGTTCTGGAATTCAGCATCTCTTACTTTTCAATCGACCTTCTtcattacttaatatttttcccTAATGATACCCTCTTTATCCTCCATCATTTAGCTACCCTTTACGTGTTCTTCACTTGTCGGTTCATTGTTCACCATGGGTCGTTTGCCCTTCTTGTTCTTCTTATCTTAGCTGAAATCACTAGCTTCTGTCAAAACGTATGGACTCTTGCTGGGTATCGTAAAGCTGATCTTCCTGTTGCGGGTAAGGTGTTCGACCTTATGTCTCTTCCGTTTTTTGCCTTTTACACTATCGTTAGGGGTATCATTGGACCTCTCTTTGTGTATAAAATGGGGGTGTTTTACATAAACCAGATGGCTGGGGATTCAATCCCGGTATGGGCTTGGGTTTCTTGGATGATTGTGATTGTTACAGCCATTTTGATTAGTATAGTTTGGGTGTTTGATCATTGGATAGATTggtttaaaagaagaaaagctaTGAACAAATTGGCATAGAATTTTGGGGGCTGCCTCCAATTTTTAAAGAACAATAGATTCATATGATTTGAAGATTATAATTTATAGGTGATTTCATGAGGTTCCTTGactattaaattaactaaagtTTTTGTAGGAATTTGTACAGTAAGATTTACTGTGCCTTTACTgtaacatttatatatacatttcctTATATTCGAATTCGGATCTTGAGCCTCTCAAGCTCTTCTATCGTAATGCTTATCTCTATTAGTTCCCAAACATAAtcgaattttattatttattttttatatatttttaattatattgaactcgaaaagaaataataagtttgaaatcgagcataatgatcaatttttttttgccGATTATAGATTAATTCGACTATAATtggaatttgatatttgaatgtTACAAACCACTTAAAACTACACTATACCCGTGGCTCAGGATTGAGTCGTAACTCGAATGACATTGGCATTATTGTCGGTGTAGGAGGTTGTAGGTTAGAATGCGCTGAAACTCGACTCGAATGACATTGGCATTATTACCAGTGTAGGAGGTTGTAGATTAGAATGCGTTGAAAACTCATTATTTCTCTATTTACAAGTTGGGTCAtaagcattgtatcaaaaagaatatatatatgatagaataacttataatgagattaaagttaaaaaaagtaCACTATACCCAAGgttaataaactattaataagtttatgttttggttatcaaattttaaaaagttacaaaatgatcattgaaattatttgaaagttttcattttaagtcgttgagttgttaattgttattgAATGGTTTCGGTTCACATTGCTTACACAAATCGAAAGCTTTacaattcagtttttttttcttaacaattTAAATGTCACGAATCTGAAAATCGAAAATCAaatatctttcttcttcaatcttcgaaattgattattagatcaacttgaatttaaaatatatttttctactcGTAAAGAGAGATTAATTCACCGTATCAATGCTCAAATTATGATTCGGAGttcattaatgaaattaaaaaaaagaaacaattaaatttttggatATATTCGATTTGATTATCACTTTAaacttttctataaaaaaaattgattcaattttataaaaaaattaattaaattattaaccgCGCCGATGGATGGGTACTTTTGCCTTAGTTGCTTTCAATGGGGAATTTGATTCCCCCATGTGGTAGACCAATGTCTTTTGCAGTAAAAGTCCATTTCATGGCTCATATCTCATCTACCAATAATTCAATGCACTCATCTTTTCAACATTCAGAAAGATGCCTTCATTTATCCGGGATGGTACAGATAGGgttaaatccaaaaaaaaataaaaattagggagttaaaattgaattttaatttcttaaaatctaaaaatatagattttatcatctattaaattatgatttcataattttcaaaggattaaataaaaattttcattagaaaggggccaaaacataaatttaccatatattaatttataatttcaacatttatatGGGTTAGAattacaattttcatttttggaagGTCCACACATTGTCTACTCTCCTTGCATTCACCCGTGTATGTACATTGCGgatttagataatatttatattttaatattttaattactatttgcaTTGACTTTAGAGCCTGCGTGTATTAACTTTTGAAACccactttatttttaaaaatattatttttaattacaaaattaagaTATTTAGTGAATAGTACACGGTGGATATTAACTCTTAGATATTCAATATTCGAATCTACTTTCTTTTGGAAATAACGATTTCATGTTCTATATCCACTATCcaaatttgttttacttttattatcaataatttatttgagctcgtttgtttcactgaaaatgacTTCCGGAAAATGATATGCTTTTCTGGAAAAGCTAGTATTTTCTGGTGTTTAGAtaaatctgtgtaaaatattttctgttgtgtggtagatttttaaaaatatttcaaaagagtttttttcaatgaaacaaatattttttcattgtttaattgaatttatttttatctataattttatattttacattgtttttgcatatattaaaaatattatttaaattgagttCATTTCAAAcgtcatttttaattacatgactaTCAAGTGagtatcttttatttaaaaatgtgacatcaacaaaattaacaaaaaatttaacgaTGTCGACAatttgacttgattttcaaatttgaaaggtaaaaggactaagttcttgaaaataaaaagtacaaagactaaattgtacaTATGTGAAGTGTacatagacttatgacatattttaatctttatacgacaaaacatttattattaatatatttataattgtaataaatatttattattaaaatattaatatttaatattttcaataatatgtgaataatattatttaaaatttattattaaaataaaattgaaatattaaataatttattaaaatattaaattatatttattatattaatattttattatatgactaaatataaataattaaaatatatgtttaataatattgaaaaatataatattttaataatattaaatatttttaaaaataaaaaaattactatcaatataataatattaagtttgatttaagttaattttatataaaataaaattatctatataGGAGCTTTTTTCGGAATAtgatttatgattttcaaaagggtaagtcattttacaagaaaaaagacATATTTTACGTTGacctgtaagtcattttccgttgACCAAGTTATTTTCTGTGaaataaacacagaaaaatacataaaatattttcagtaaaatcttttacatgtaaacaaatgGACCCTTAATTcgaattaaaaattagataataacACTCAAATCAATGGGCTCTTAGGTTGCCCAATAAACAACATTAGTAGAAGTATCCATGAGTTTGGGTTGGGCTGGACTAAGTCTTGTTCTTTCCCTTTTAGcctctttattttaatttattaataagaataCCCCTCTTTCAAGGGCCTGTTATATTACCCAATTTGACCCGGCCCATGATGGTCGagtattttgtttcattattttaaaaaataaaaaatatatttattttatttttttcgattGAAGGTATAAGTACAATtataggtataataataaacaatacaTGTCCAATtaattagaactaaaattaacttaatacAGAACACAATAAATTGAACAATGGattgaaatcaaaatatatctgaacctaaactaaaataaatctaaacagTGCATACATGGTGGGACCTAAACCTGGAATAACCTCCCACCCGAAATAGTTTGGGAAATAATTCATACATGGCATTTGCacattataaaacttaaatatcaGGGCCTAAGGGCTCGAGACTAAATTATCCATTACTCTAAATTCCTAAAATGAAACATACACTTCAGCATGTTCAAACCCATAACTTCTAACCGAGATTCAATTAACTCCATATCGATCTCTTTTTTAGCTTagaaacttttattattttcattaattatcaAATACGTTTAATATAGTAATACAtcaaattaatgattaaatataaacaaatattaaattatatagttaCATTAAAAATCGATGAAACTGGTCTCTTTGATAtgctattattaatttttattatacattattCGGAAATAGGGCGAAGTtagaaaattcttttaggggcgaaattaaattgtaattttacgatagtaaaaatataattccatcattttaatagttcatatctttgtaatttttaaaaattaaatcaaatttttataatttgtagaATGGCCGAagtgcaattttatttttactaatttaaaattttaaaaaatttaaagcgcttaaataaaaaatttccattttagggaGGGCTGATGCCCTGTCAGCCCCTTAACTACACCTCTGTTCAGAAAGGCAATgacaaaagtaacaaatattgTGCATTTTGTcccatttagtaaataaataaataaattagttcaTACGTTAGATTTAAGAGCAAATCGGTCAttccattaaattttttatccatttatactattaaaaacaGAGCCCTCTATGGTAACATGAGATACATATAGCACACCAAATATAATTATCCAACTATTCCATCGAATAcgccaatttttaacaataaaaataataaaaattttaactgaaaaaagtaatatattcattaattaatGTGCAAGAATaaaattactcttttaaaaaaaaatacaaattgatTCCTCCAAAGAAATCTTTGAAATAAATTCTAACCGTTTGATTGGAGGGGCAATAAATGAACGGTGAGAAAAAACCAAAGGGGTGACATGAAAGTTAAGTGATTTGAAAgcccaaaatatataataatggaATGATGAAAACAGTTGGGGCAATTAATAAAAGACAGGGTTTTGTTGCTTGCTGTACTAATTTAAATGCACCTCAaaactttttcatctatttatttGTACTTTCAAATTCCAACTTACTCTTACGCGAGAAGTATTCGAAGTGTAATTTATCCAGAGTTGATGGACTCCTCAATGGATTAATATTGTCTCTGAGTTGAATCAaagttttatcttttgtttttgtcGAGAGCTTGAGCCTGAGATAGGATTCGCAAAGTGAGAGTGCGTCGTTGAGTTCGACTGTACGTGATGCACGAGTCACCTATAGAATGGAATGTGTGCATCTCGTGCTTAGTAGGGTTTGAACTCCTAACTTATCGAGGTCTGCTCTTTTTAGAGAACTCTTCAA
The sequence above is a segment of the Gossypium raimondii isolate GPD5lz chromosome 4, ASM2569854v1, whole genome shotgun sequence genome. Coding sequences within it:
- the LOC105779481 gene encoding TLC domain-containing protein At5g14285, which translates into the protein MGIPSFQTLTLPTFFFFFVSSYLLAYFRIFHNWDPKHRAEASSCFISLTHGTPAVFLAIHALTTHTTKSPSPPTFSSPNTFLHNTVLEFSISYFSIDLLHYLIFFPNDTLFILHHLATLYVFFTCRFIVHHGSFALLVLLILAEITSFCQNVWTLAGYRKADLPVAGKVFDLMSLPFFAFYTIVRGIIGPLFVYKMGVFYINQMAGDSIPVWAWVSWMIVIVTAILISIVWVFDHWIDWFKRRKAMNKLA